From a single Populus nigra chromosome 18, ddPopNigr1.1, whole genome shotgun sequence genomic region:
- the LOC133678390 gene encoding uncharacterized protein LOC133678390 isoform X2 yields the protein MIQRFVDAVLAVTKESVKTVTYESLNNIARLINGVSAILLTILPAKANVLEGLQGWELRPTFRGPRLPRWMENGVSSFNKFIHELPMDSDTSSMDYSSTEEDGDGMYPPTPSSQCSRMSRASTFSRNRGHSTGWTIFLFSWILFPLRFLLGIPIRFCRLFYIRRSAASPRGSHQNSPLHTVKKIHSLRDHVIHRTTDRRRGVIEDLHLAIEVFIEVIFDFFHKAAHFLLSPSEVLKAICRWFLSWTSGNEDIHGGVSDASIPAATLGEDDPAPTETKTTLHNSLNTDARTCQDVITEFGYPYEAIHVITSDGYVLLLERIPRRDSRKAVYLQHGILDSSMGWVSNGVVGSPAFAAYDQGYDVFLGNLRGLVSREHIEKEISSQKYWRYSINEHGTEDIPAMIEKIHQVKSAELKISQPDLEEETNDDQHYKLCAISHSLGGAAMLMYVITSRIEEKSHRLSRLILMSPAGFHHDSSLVFTAFEYMFLPLAPILACFVPAFYIPTRFFRMLLNKLARDFHNYPAVGGLVQTLMSYVVGGDSSNWVGVIGLPHYNMNDMPGVSFYVAHHLAQMKRARRFRMYDYGSASANMDAYGFPEPLDLGENYGFIDIPVDLVAGKKDNVIRPSMVRKHYKLMKEAGVEVSYTEFEYAHLDFTFSHHEELLAYVMSRLLLVEPAQKQLRNEKSLRLKRKGQTKF from the exons ATGATTCAGAGATTTGTTGACGCCGTCCTAGCTGTTACCAAAGA GTCGGTGAAGACGGTGACGTATGAGTCGTTGAACAATATTGCGAGGTTGATAAATGGAGTGTCTGCGATTTTGTTGACTATTTTGCCTGCAAAGGCTAATGTTCTTGAAGGTCTTCAAGGATGGGAGCTCAGGCCTACTTTTCGTGGGCCTCGATTACCCCGCTGGATGGAGAA TGGCGTGTCCTCTTTCAACAAATTCATTCATGAGCTACCCATGGATTCTGATACTTCAAGCATGGATTATTCATCAACAGAGGAAGATGGTGATGGAATGTATCCTCCAACGCCATCATCTCAATGCTCACGCATGTCGCGTGCAAGTACTTTCAGCAGGAATCGTGGGCATTCTACCGGGTGGACCATCTTCTTATTTTCATGGATTCTGTTTCCCTTAAGGTTTCTGCTGGGAATTCCTATTCGTTTCTGTCGTTTATTTTACATTAGGAGGTCAGCAGCCTCTCCTAGAGGAAGCCACCAGAATTCACCATTACACACTGTTAAGAAAATTCATTCGTTAAGGGACCATGTCATTCACCGCACCACTGACAGGAGACGGGGAGTCATTGAG GACCTTCATCTTGCAATCGAGGTTTTCATAGaagttatatttgatttttttcataaagcAGCACATTTTCTTCTTTCGCCATCAGAAGTTCTTAAAGCAATCTGTAGATGGTTTCTGTCTTGGACAAGTGGCAACGAAGATATCCATGGTGGTGTTTCAGATGCATCTATACCTGCTGCTACACTTGGAGAGGATGATCCAGCTCCTACAGAGACGAAAACTACTTTGCACAACTCTTTGAATACAGATGCTCGAACCTGCCAGGATGTTATAACTGAGTTTGG ATACCCTTATGAAGCTATTCATGTGATCACTTCAGATGGATATGTTCTACTTCTGGAAAGAATTCCTAG ACGTGATTCTCGGAAAGCTGTTTACCTCCAACATGGGATATTGGATTCATCTATGGG TTGGGTGTCCAATGGGGTTGTTGGAAGTCCAGCTTTCGCAGCATATGATCAAG gatatgatgttttccttgggaACTTACGTGGTTTGGTTTCTAGAGAGCATATTGAAAAGGAAATTTCCTCACAGAA GTATTGGCGGTATTCCATCAATGAGCATGGGACAGAGGACATTCCAGCAATGATTGAGAAGATTCACCAGGTTAAAAGTGCTGAATTGAAAATTAGCCAGCCTGATCTTGAGGAAGAAACAAATGATGATCAACATTATAAACTTTGTGCAATCTCCCATAGCTTGGGAGGAGCTGCCATGTTGATGTATGTTATAACAAGCCGGATTGAAGAAAAGTCCCATAGACTATCTCGATTGATTTTGATGTCACCTGCTGGCTTCCATCATGATTCCTCCTTAGTCTTTACAGCTTTTGAGTATATGTTCCTTCCTTTGGCTCCTATTCTAGCATGTTTCGTTCCTGCCTTTTACATACCAACAAGATTCTTCCGCATGTTGCTAAACAAATTGGCTCGGGACTTCCATAACTACCCAGCAGTTGGAGGGCTGGTTCAAACCCTTATGAGTTATGTTGTTGGTGGAGACAGCTCAAATTGGGTGGGCGTAATAGGGTTACCACACTATAACATGAATGACATGCCAGGAGTTTCCTTTTATGTGGCTCACCACCTTGCACAAATGAAACGTGCAAGGAGATTTAGAATGTATGATTATGGAAGTGCATCTGCCAACATGGATGCGTATGGATTTCCAGAACCATTGGACTTGGGTGAAAATTATGGGTTCATTGATATTCCAGTTGATTTGGTTGCTGGAAAAAAGGACAACGTGATTCGGCCTTCAATGGTAAGAAAGCATTACAAGTTGATGAAGGAAGCCGGTGTGGAAGTATCATATACTGAATTTGAATATGCCCACTTGGATTTCACCTTCTCCCACCATGAAGAGCTGTTAGCCTATGTGATGTCACGTTTGCTGCTTGTTGAACCAGCTCAGAAGCAGCTACGAAATGAGAAATCTTTACGGTTGAAGAGAAAAGgacaaacaaaattttaa
- the LOC133678390 gene encoding uncharacterized protein LOC133678390 isoform X1 — MIQRFVDAVLAVTKESVKTVTYESLNNIARLINGVSAILLTILPAKANVLEGLQGWELRPTFRGPRLPRWMENGVSSFNKFIHELPMDSDTSSMDYSSTEEDGDGMYPPTPSSQCSRMSRASTFSRNRGHSTGWTIFLFSWILFPLRFLLGIPIRFCRLFYIRRSAASPRGSHQNSPLHTVKKIHSLRDHVIHRTTDRRRGVIEDLHLAIEVFIEVIFDFFHKAAHFLLSPSEVLKAICRWFLSWTSGNEDIHGGVSDASIPAATLGEDDPAPTETKTTLHNSLNTDARTCQDVITEFGYPYEAIHVITSDGYVLLLERIPRRDSRKAVYLQHGILDSSMGWVSNGVVGSPAFAAYDQGYDVFLGNLRGLVSREHIEKEISSQNRYWRYSINEHGTEDIPAMIEKIHQVKSAELKISQPDLEEETNDDQHYKLCAISHSLGGAAMLMYVITSRIEEKSHRLSRLILMSPAGFHHDSSLVFTAFEYMFLPLAPILACFVPAFYIPTRFFRMLLNKLARDFHNYPAVGGLVQTLMSYVVGGDSSNWVGVIGLPHYNMNDMPGVSFYVAHHLAQMKRARRFRMYDYGSASANMDAYGFPEPLDLGENYGFIDIPVDLVAGKKDNVIRPSMVRKHYKLMKEAGVEVSYTEFEYAHLDFTFSHHEELLAYVMSRLLLVEPAQKQLRNEKSLRLKRKGQTKF; from the exons ATGATTCAGAGATTTGTTGACGCCGTCCTAGCTGTTACCAAAGA GTCGGTGAAGACGGTGACGTATGAGTCGTTGAACAATATTGCGAGGTTGATAAATGGAGTGTCTGCGATTTTGTTGACTATTTTGCCTGCAAAGGCTAATGTTCTTGAAGGTCTTCAAGGATGGGAGCTCAGGCCTACTTTTCGTGGGCCTCGATTACCCCGCTGGATGGAGAA TGGCGTGTCCTCTTTCAACAAATTCATTCATGAGCTACCCATGGATTCTGATACTTCAAGCATGGATTATTCATCAACAGAGGAAGATGGTGATGGAATGTATCCTCCAACGCCATCATCTCAATGCTCACGCATGTCGCGTGCAAGTACTTTCAGCAGGAATCGTGGGCATTCTACCGGGTGGACCATCTTCTTATTTTCATGGATTCTGTTTCCCTTAAGGTTTCTGCTGGGAATTCCTATTCGTTTCTGTCGTTTATTTTACATTAGGAGGTCAGCAGCCTCTCCTAGAGGAAGCCACCAGAATTCACCATTACACACTGTTAAGAAAATTCATTCGTTAAGGGACCATGTCATTCACCGCACCACTGACAGGAGACGGGGAGTCATTGAG GACCTTCATCTTGCAATCGAGGTTTTCATAGaagttatatttgatttttttcataaagcAGCACATTTTCTTCTTTCGCCATCAGAAGTTCTTAAAGCAATCTGTAGATGGTTTCTGTCTTGGACAAGTGGCAACGAAGATATCCATGGTGGTGTTTCAGATGCATCTATACCTGCTGCTACACTTGGAGAGGATGATCCAGCTCCTACAGAGACGAAAACTACTTTGCACAACTCTTTGAATACAGATGCTCGAACCTGCCAGGATGTTATAACTGAGTTTGG ATACCCTTATGAAGCTATTCATGTGATCACTTCAGATGGATATGTTCTACTTCTGGAAAGAATTCCTAG ACGTGATTCTCGGAAAGCTGTTTACCTCCAACATGGGATATTGGATTCATCTATGGG TTGGGTGTCCAATGGGGTTGTTGGAAGTCCAGCTTTCGCAGCATATGATCAAG gatatgatgttttccttgggaACTTACGTGGTTTGGTTTCTAGAGAGCATATTGAAAAGGAAATTTCCTCACAGAA CAGGTATTGGCGGTATTCCATCAATGAGCATGGGACAGAGGACATTCCAGCAATGATTGAGAAGATTCACCAGGTTAAAAGTGCTGAATTGAAAATTAGCCAGCCTGATCTTGAGGAAGAAACAAATGATGATCAACATTATAAACTTTGTGCAATCTCCCATAGCTTGGGAGGAGCTGCCATGTTGATGTATGTTATAACAAGCCGGATTGAAGAAAAGTCCCATAGACTATCTCGATTGATTTTGATGTCACCTGCTGGCTTCCATCATGATTCCTCCTTAGTCTTTACAGCTTTTGAGTATATGTTCCTTCCTTTGGCTCCTATTCTAGCATGTTTCGTTCCTGCCTTTTACATACCAACAAGATTCTTCCGCATGTTGCTAAACAAATTGGCTCGGGACTTCCATAACTACCCAGCAGTTGGAGGGCTGGTTCAAACCCTTATGAGTTATGTTGTTGGTGGAGACAGCTCAAATTGGGTGGGCGTAATAGGGTTACCACACTATAACATGAATGACATGCCAGGAGTTTCCTTTTATGTGGCTCACCACCTTGCACAAATGAAACGTGCAAGGAGATTTAGAATGTATGATTATGGAAGTGCATCTGCCAACATGGATGCGTATGGATTTCCAGAACCATTGGACTTGGGTGAAAATTATGGGTTCATTGATATTCCAGTTGATTTGGTTGCTGGAAAAAAGGACAACGTGATTCGGCCTTCAATGGTAAGAAAGCATTACAAGTTGATGAAGGAAGCCGGTGTGGAAGTATCATATACTGAATTTGAATATGCCCACTTGGATTTCACCTTCTCCCACCATGAAGAGCTGTTAGCCTATGTGATGTCACGTTTGCTGCTTGTTGAACCAGCTCAGAAGCAGCTACGAAATGAGAAATCTTTACGGTTGAAGAGAAAAGgacaaacaaaattttaa
- the LOC133678390 gene encoding uncharacterized protein LOC133678390 isoform X3: MENGVSSFNKFIHELPMDSDTSSMDYSSTEEDGDGMYPPTPSSQCSRMSRASTFSRNRGHSTGWTIFLFSWILFPLRFLLGIPIRFCRLFYIRRSAASPRGSHQNSPLHTVKKIHSLRDHVIHRTTDRRRGVIEDLHLAIEVFIEVIFDFFHKAAHFLLSPSEVLKAICRWFLSWTSGNEDIHGGVSDASIPAATLGEDDPAPTETKTTLHNSLNTDARTCQDVITEFGYPYEAIHVITSDGYVLLLERIPRRDSRKAVYLQHGILDSSMGWVSNGVVGSPAFAAYDQGYDVFLGNLRGLVSREHIEKEISSQNRYWRYSINEHGTEDIPAMIEKIHQVKSAELKISQPDLEEETNDDQHYKLCAISHSLGGAAMLMYVITSRIEEKSHRLSRLILMSPAGFHHDSSLVFTAFEYMFLPLAPILACFVPAFYIPTRFFRMLLNKLARDFHNYPAVGGLVQTLMSYVVGGDSSNWVGVIGLPHYNMNDMPGVSFYVAHHLAQMKRARRFRMYDYGSASANMDAYGFPEPLDLGENYGFIDIPVDLVAGKKDNVIRPSMVRKHYKLMKEAGVEVSYTEFEYAHLDFTFSHHEELLAYVMSRLLLVEPAQKQLRNEKSLRLKRKGQTKF, from the exons ATGGAGAA TGGCGTGTCCTCTTTCAACAAATTCATTCATGAGCTACCCATGGATTCTGATACTTCAAGCATGGATTATTCATCAACAGAGGAAGATGGTGATGGAATGTATCCTCCAACGCCATCATCTCAATGCTCACGCATGTCGCGTGCAAGTACTTTCAGCAGGAATCGTGGGCATTCTACCGGGTGGACCATCTTCTTATTTTCATGGATTCTGTTTCCCTTAAGGTTTCTGCTGGGAATTCCTATTCGTTTCTGTCGTTTATTTTACATTAGGAGGTCAGCAGCCTCTCCTAGAGGAAGCCACCAGAATTCACCATTACACACTGTTAAGAAAATTCATTCGTTAAGGGACCATGTCATTCACCGCACCACTGACAGGAGACGGGGAGTCATTGAG GACCTTCATCTTGCAATCGAGGTTTTCATAGaagttatatttgatttttttcataaagcAGCACATTTTCTTCTTTCGCCATCAGAAGTTCTTAAAGCAATCTGTAGATGGTTTCTGTCTTGGACAAGTGGCAACGAAGATATCCATGGTGGTGTTTCAGATGCATCTATACCTGCTGCTACACTTGGAGAGGATGATCCAGCTCCTACAGAGACGAAAACTACTTTGCACAACTCTTTGAATACAGATGCTCGAACCTGCCAGGATGTTATAACTGAGTTTGG ATACCCTTATGAAGCTATTCATGTGATCACTTCAGATGGATATGTTCTACTTCTGGAAAGAATTCCTAG ACGTGATTCTCGGAAAGCTGTTTACCTCCAACATGGGATATTGGATTCATCTATGGG TTGGGTGTCCAATGGGGTTGTTGGAAGTCCAGCTTTCGCAGCATATGATCAAG gatatgatgttttccttgggaACTTACGTGGTTTGGTTTCTAGAGAGCATATTGAAAAGGAAATTTCCTCACAGAA CAGGTATTGGCGGTATTCCATCAATGAGCATGGGACAGAGGACATTCCAGCAATGATTGAGAAGATTCACCAGGTTAAAAGTGCTGAATTGAAAATTAGCCAGCCTGATCTTGAGGAAGAAACAAATGATGATCAACATTATAAACTTTGTGCAATCTCCCATAGCTTGGGAGGAGCTGCCATGTTGATGTATGTTATAACAAGCCGGATTGAAGAAAAGTCCCATAGACTATCTCGATTGATTTTGATGTCACCTGCTGGCTTCCATCATGATTCCTCCTTAGTCTTTACAGCTTTTGAGTATATGTTCCTTCCTTTGGCTCCTATTCTAGCATGTTTCGTTCCTGCCTTTTACATACCAACAAGATTCTTCCGCATGTTGCTAAACAAATTGGCTCGGGACTTCCATAACTACCCAGCAGTTGGAGGGCTGGTTCAAACCCTTATGAGTTATGTTGTTGGTGGAGACAGCTCAAATTGGGTGGGCGTAATAGGGTTACCACACTATAACATGAATGACATGCCAGGAGTTTCCTTTTATGTGGCTCACCACCTTGCACAAATGAAACGTGCAAGGAGATTTAGAATGTATGATTATGGAAGTGCATCTGCCAACATGGATGCGTATGGATTTCCAGAACCATTGGACTTGGGTGAAAATTATGGGTTCATTGATATTCCAGTTGATTTGGTTGCTGGAAAAAAGGACAACGTGATTCGGCCTTCAATGGTAAGAAAGCATTACAAGTTGATGAAGGAAGCCGGTGTGGAAGTATCATATACTGAATTTGAATATGCCCACTTGGATTTCACCTTCTCCCACCATGAAGAGCTGTTAGCCTATGTGATGTCACGTTTGCTGCTTGTTGAACCAGCTCAGAAGCAGCTACGAAATGAGAAATCTTTACGGTTGAAGAGAAAAGgacaaacaaaattttaa